One Antarctobacter heliothermus DNA segment encodes these proteins:
- the rnd gene encoding ribonuclease D yields the protein MQTITTTEELRTFCEGAAEHPYVTVDTEFLRERTYYSKLCLIQLAMPGRDDSNAVLVDPLVEGLSLDPLMDLFRNESVVKVFHAARQDLEIFQVDNGVIPKPLFDTQVAAMVCGFGEQVGYETLVKRIVKQPLDKSSRFTDWSRRPLTDAQKTYALADVTHLRQIYEFLAAKLEETGRARWVGEEMATLLDPQTYVTLPQDAWKRIKTRSNSPRFLAIVRELAAFRESYAQERNVPRNRVYKDDALVELASTKPATMNDLGGSRLLLREARKGAIADGILAAVKAGQECPRENLPKVDNDRDKLQVNPALADLLRVLLKAKTESSGVASKLIAPASDLDAIAAGQRNVAALSGWRREVFGEDALRLCDGQIALAAKGKSVVVIEL from the coding sequence ATGCAGACAATCACTACGACCGAAGAGCTCCGCACCTTTTGTGAAGGCGCAGCAGAGCATCCTTATGTCACCGTCGACACAGAGTTCCTGCGCGAACGGACCTACTATTCCAAGCTGTGCCTGATTCAGTTGGCGATGCCGGGGCGGGACGATTCAAACGCTGTTCTGGTTGATCCGCTGGTCGAGGGATTGTCGCTGGACCCGCTGATGGATCTTTTCCGCAACGAAAGCGTGGTCAAAGTATTCCATGCCGCCCGTCAGGATCTGGAGATCTTTCAAGTCGACAACGGGGTGATCCCCAAGCCGTTGTTTGACACGCAGGTCGCTGCGATGGTCTGCGGTTTTGGCGAACAGGTCGGCTATGAGACTCTGGTCAAACGGATCGTCAAACAACCACTGGACAAAAGCTCACGGTTTACCGACTGGTCGCGACGCCCGCTGACCGATGCGCAGAAAACCTATGCGCTGGCGGATGTCACCCATCTGCGCCAGATCTATGAGTTTCTTGCCGCCAAGCTGGAAGAAACCGGTCGTGCGCGTTGGGTCGGTGAGGAAATGGCCACGCTGCTGGATCCGCAGACCTATGTGACCCTGCCGCAGGACGCGTGGAAGCGGATCAAGACTCGATCCAACTCGCCGCGCTTTCTGGCCATCGTTCGCGAACTGGCCGCGTTCCGCGAATCTTATGCGCAAGAGCGCAACGTGCCGCGCAACCGTGTCTACAAGGATGACGCCTTGGTAGAACTGGCCTCGACCAAACCGGCGACGATGAATGACCTTGGCGGCTCGCGCCTGCTGCTGCGCGAGGCACGCAAAGGGGCCATTGCCGACGGGATTTTGGCCGCAGTGAAGGCCGGGCAGGAGTGCCCTAGAGAAAACCTGCCCAAGGTCGACAATGATCGCGACAAACTGCAGGTGAACCCGGCGCTGGCGGATCTGTTGCGCGTTTTGTTGAAGGCCAAGACCGAAAGTTCGGGTGTGGCGTCAAAGCTGATTGCGCCTGCCTCGGATCTGGATGCCATCGCCGCTGGACAGCGCAATGTCGCCGCTCTGAGCGGGTGGCGGCGCGAGGTGTTCGGAGAGGACGCCCTGCGCCTGTGCGACGGTCAGATCGCATTGGCGGCCAAGGGGAAATCGGTTGTGGTGATCGAGCTCTGA
- the purM gene encoding phosphoribosylformylglycinamidine cyclo-ligase, which yields MSDGKNGLTYAQAGVDIDAGNALVERIKPAAKRTNRTGVMSGLGGFGALFDLKAAGYTDPVLVAATDGVGTKLRIAIDTGHVDGVGIDLVAMCVNDLVCQGAEPLFFLDYFATGKLETESAARVVEGIAEGCVRSGCALIGGETAEMPGMYPAGDFDLAGFAVGAMERGTALPAGVSEGDVLLGLASDGVHSNGYSLVRKLVEMSGLSWDAECPWGQATLGEALLTPTRLYVKPALAAIGAGGVRALAHITGGGLTENLPRVLAEGLGAEIDLNAWDLPDLFKWMRGVGGIAEAEMLKTFNCGIGMILVVDAESEHAIDALLTEMGERVHRLGRVTAGEGVAYSGSLG from the coding sequence ATGAGCGATGGCAAGAACGGGCTGACCTATGCCCAAGCGGGCGTGGATATCGACGCGGGCAACGCGCTGGTCGAGCGGATTAAACCCGCAGCCAAACGCACCAACCGCACAGGTGTGATGAGCGGGCTCGGCGGTTTCGGCGCGCTGTTTGACCTCAAGGCCGCCGGATACACCGATCCGGTGCTGGTCGCGGCTACCGATGGTGTGGGGACCAAGCTGCGCATCGCCATCGACACCGGCCATGTGGACGGCGTGGGCATTGACCTTGTTGCCATGTGTGTCAACGATCTGGTCTGCCAAGGGGCAGAACCACTGTTTTTCCTCGACTATTTTGCCACCGGCAAGCTGGAGACAGAGTCCGCCGCGCGTGTGGTTGAGGGTATCGCCGAGGGCTGTGTGCGCTCTGGCTGCGCGCTGATCGGCGGCGAAACAGCTGAAATGCCGGGCATGTACCCGGCAGGCGATTTCGACCTTGCCGGATTCGCCGTGGGCGCGATGGAGCGCGGCACCGCGCTGCCTGCAGGTGTGTCCGAGGGCGACGTGCTGCTGGGCCTTGCCTCCGATGGGGTGCATTCCAACGGATACAGCCTTGTCCGCAAATTGGTCGAGATGTCGGGCCTGAGCTGGGACGCGGAGTGCCCCTGGGGGCAGGCGACGTTGGGCGAGGCGCTGCTGACGCCGACACGACTCTATGTCAAACCGGCGCTGGCGGCGATCGGGGCAGGGGGGGTGCGCGCCCTGGCCCATATCACCGGCGGCGGCCTGACCGAAAACCTGCCGCGGGTGCTGGCCGAAGGTTTGGGGGCAGAGATCGACCTGAACGCTTGGGACTTGCCCGATCTTTTTAAATGGATGCGGGGCGTCGGCGGCATCGCAGAGGCGGAAATGTTGAAAACCTTCAACTGCGGCATTGGCATGATTCTGGTCGTCGACGCTGAAAGCGAACACGCGATAGACGCCCTGCTGACAGAGATGGGCGAACGCGTTCACCGGCTGGGTCGGGTGACTGCCGGTGAAGGTGTGGCCTATAGCGGATCGCTGGGGTGA
- a CDS encoding peptidyl-prolyl cis-trans isomerase: MAAKKSGIGKYFVWGLLGLLLLGLGGFGATSFTGTVRSIGKVGEAEISTSDYFRALQSEISAVQQRTGQTLSFQQAQALGLTQQVLSQMVVTAALENEAAVLGISVGDERLAEDLRNIRAFQGVDGSFNRDAYKLTLENAGLNERAFEEKLRDESASTLLQGAVLAGVRLPDTYVDTLLGYTGERRAFSWAEVDGSDLDVLPAPTGEELRAHYDENIALFTRPETKRLTYVWLTPEMIVDSVEVDEDSLRAAYEERIEEFDLPERRLVERLVFSDQAAAEAALARIDAGEAVFEDLVEARGLDLSDTDMGDVTRGDLGKAADAVFGAEVGQVVGPAPTTLGPALFRINAGLPAQLTSFEDAVPALRGELALDRARRVIDTQMQSFDDELAAGVTLDELAESTDLVIGTLGWTGENDDDIAGYPAFREAAEAIDISDYPAIAQLGDGGVFAVRLDEVLPPEPFPYEEVELRVQADWRRAQTADALFARAEALAGELGEGVTFDGAGLEARSEDGLTRNAFGADLPRPLLEAVFDMAPNEVRAVRADDLAVVVRLDEILAVDMESEQSKQLAQLFRDQAAQDVAQDLFRALSTDIQTRAGVDLDEAAINAVHANFQ; encoded by the coding sequence ATGGCTGCGAAAAAGTCCGGTATCGGAAAGTACTTCGTCTGGGGCCTGCTGGGTCTGCTTTTGTTGGGGTTGGGCGGCTTTGGCGCCACCAGCTTTACCGGCACTGTTCGCTCGATCGGCAAGGTCGGTGAGGCGGAGATTTCAACGTCTGACTATTTCCGCGCCCTGCAGAGCGAGATTAGTGCTGTCCAGCAACGGACGGGCCAAACGTTGAGTTTCCAACAGGCGCAGGCGCTGGGCCTGACCCAGCAGGTTCTGAGCCAGATGGTTGTGACTGCGGCGCTGGAGAATGAGGCAGCTGTGCTGGGGATCTCCGTTGGCGATGAACGGCTGGCCGAAGATCTGCGCAATATTCGCGCATTTCAGGGTGTCGACGGCAGTTTTAATCGTGACGCTTATAAGTTGACGCTGGAAAACGCCGGTTTGAATGAGCGCGCCTTTGAGGAAAAGCTGCGGGACGAAAGCGCCAGCACGTTGTTGCAGGGGGCGGTTTTGGCCGGGGTGCGTTTGCCCGACACCTATGTTGATACGCTGTTAGGCTATACTGGCGAGCGCCGCGCCTTTAGCTGGGCCGAAGTAGATGGTTCTGATCTGGACGTCCTGCCCGCCCCCACCGGGGAAGAATTGCGCGCGCATTATGACGAGAACATCGCCCTGTTCACCCGCCCTGAAACCAAGCGCCTGACTTATGTCTGGCTGACCCCAGAGATGATTGTGGACAGCGTTGAGGTCGATGAGGACAGCCTGCGCGCCGCCTATGAGGAGCGCATCGAAGAGTTTGACCTGCCTGAACGGCGCCTGGTCGAGCGTCTGGTGTTCAGCGATCAAGCTGCCGCCGAGGCCGCTCTGGCGCGGATCGACGCCGGTGAGGCCGTGTTCGAGGATCTGGTCGAAGCCCGCGGACTGGATCTGTCGGACACCGATATGGGCGATGTGACTCGTGGCGATTTGGGCAAGGCTGCGGACGCGGTCTTTGGTGCCGAAGTGGGTCAGGTTGTTGGCCCCGCGCCTACCACGCTGGGTCCGGCGCTGTTTCGGATCAATGCTGGGCTGCCCGCGCAATTGACCTCTTTCGAGGACGCGGTCCCCGCCCTGCGTGGCGAACTGGCGCTGGACCGCGCCCGTCGCGTAATCGACACCCAGATGCAGAGCTTTGACGACGAACTGGCGGCAGGTGTGACTCTGGACGAACTGGCAGAATCTACCGATCTGGTGATTGGCACGCTGGGCTGGACCGGCGAAAACGATGACGACATTGCAGGTTATCCCGCCTTCCGCGAGGCGGCCGAGGCGATAGACATCTCGGATTATCCGGCAATTGCTCAATTGGGCGACGGCGGGGTGTTTGCGGTGCGACTGGACGAAGTATTGCCGCCCGAGCCCTTTCCCTATGAAGAGGTCGAATTGCGGGTACAGGCGGATTGGCGACGCGCACAAACGGCAGACGCGCTGTTTGCGCGGGCCGAGGCGCTCGCCGGCGAACTGGGCGAAGGCGTGACCTTTGACGGTGCAGGCCTCGAAGCCCGTTCCGAAGACGGGCTGACGCGCAACGCTTTTGGTGCCGATCTGCCCCGCCCGCTGCTGGAGGCCGTGTTTGACATGGCCCCGAACGAAGTGCGCGCTGTGCGGGCGGACGATCTGGCCGTGGTGGTCCGCTTGGATGAGATCCTTGCCGTCGACATGGAGAGCGAGCAGTCCAAGCAACTGGCGCAGTTGTTCCGCGATCAGGCGGCGCAAGACGTGGCACAGGATCTGTTCCGCGCTTTGTCGACCGATATTCAGACCCGCGCGGGCGTCGATCTTGACGAGGCCGCCATCAACGCGGTGCACGCGAACTTTCAGTGA
- a CDS encoding SufE family protein, whose product MAQAAFEEVVEDFEFLEDWEDRYRMVIEMGKDMAPMDDALKVPATKVEGCASQVWLHMTPESGIFHFSGDSDALIVKGLIALLHRLYDGLPMTQVQAVDARAELGRLGLNDHLSAQRSNGLRAMIERIREQAA is encoded by the coding sequence ATGGCGCAGGCGGCTTTTGAAGAGGTGGTCGAGGATTTCGAGTTCCTGGAGGACTGGGAAGACCGCTATCGCATGGTGATCGAGATGGGCAAGGACATGGCCCCCATGGACGACGCGCTGAAGGTGCCTGCCACCAAGGTCGAGGGCTGCGCCAGTCAGGTCTGGCTGCACATGACGCCGGAAAGCGGTATCTTTCATTTCAGCGGCGACAGCGATGCACTGATCGTAAAGGGGCTGATTGCCTTGTTGCACCGGCTGTACGACGGACTGCCCATGACACAGGTGCAAGCCGTGGACGCCCGCGCCGAACTGGGCCGGTTGGGTCTGAATGATCATTTGTCGGCGCAGCGCTCGAACGGATTACGCGCGATGATCGAACGGATTCGCGAACAGGCGGCCTAG
- a CDS encoding HalD/BesD family halogenase, producing MNASDLIDLTRYPIDSAGRDALLRKVRSELASDGCAVLKGFLTPEGVRAIAAEADSVADQGHRSYSRTNPYFTTDNPDLPEDDPRRQFYERSNAFIAADNFARSGALRAVHDFPAFDPFIRDCLQETRFHRYADPLADVIVNMATAGNGFPWHFDTNNFTVTLAIQNADDGGAFEYAPMIRNSSSEQFDDVAEVLAGTSDKVKSLTLEPGDLQLFKGRYSLHRVTPLNGPTPRYVAIFSYVEEPDMVGAPERTKQLYGRVLPIHLERAGRRADALID from the coding sequence ATGAACGCCTCCGACCTCATCGACCTCACCCGTTACCCAATTGATAGCGCCGGACGAGACGCCCTTTTACGCAAGGTGCGCTCGGAACTTGCCAGCGATGGCTGCGCCGTTCTCAAAGGGTTTCTGACCCCCGAAGGCGTGCGCGCCATTGCCGCAGAGGCGGACAGTGTCGCGGATCAAGGGCATCGCAGTTATTCACGCACCAACCCCTATTTCACCACAGACAACCCGGATCTGCCGGAAGACGATCCGCGTCGACAGTTCTATGAGCGGTCCAATGCCTTTATCGCCGCCGATAACTTCGCGCGGTCAGGGGCACTGCGTGCAGTGCATGACTTTCCCGCTTTTGATCCTTTTATCCGCGATTGCCTGCAGGAAACGCGATTCCATCGCTATGCCGATCCACTGGCGGATGTCATCGTGAACATGGCGACGGCAGGAAACGGCTTTCCCTGGCATTTTGACACCAACAATTTCACCGTCACGCTGGCAATTCAGAACGCGGATGACGGCGGTGCCTTTGAATATGCGCCAATGATCCGGAACAGCTCATCCGAACAGTTCGATGATGTGGCCGAAGTCTTGGCCGGCACCTCGGACAAGGTCAAAAGCCTGACGCTGGAACCCGGCGACCTGCAACTGTTCAAGGGCCGCTACAGCCTACACCGGGTCACGCCGCTGAACGGTCCGACCCCGCGCTATGTGGCGATCTTTTCCTACGTCGAAGAGCCGGACATGGTGGGCGCGCCGGAACGGACCAAACAGCTATATGGCCGCGTGCTGCCCATCCACCTTGAACGTGCAGGTCGCCGGGCAGATGCGTTGATCGACTAG
- the purN gene encoding phosphoribosylglycinamide formyltransferase, whose protein sequence is MKRVAIFISGGGSNMVRLVEDMARDNHPAQSVLVVSNRADAGGLTKAAEMGVATAVVDHRPFGKDRAAFEAALQEALAPHAPDILCLAGFMRVLTAGFVTPWEGRMINIHPSLLPKYRGLHTHARAIAAGDAEAGCTVHEVTPELDDGPILGQARVPILADDTPDTLAERVLAQEHRLYPAVLRRFAADDLTPVLLD, encoded by the coding sequence GTGAAGCGGGTCGCCATCTTCATCTCTGGCGGCGGGTCAAACATGGTCCGTCTGGTAGAGGACATGGCCCGTGATAATCATCCGGCGCAGTCTGTCCTTGTTGTGTCCAACCGTGCTGATGCCGGGGGACTCACCAAGGCGGCGGAGATGGGCGTGGCCACGGCGGTGGTCGATCACCGCCCCTTTGGCAAGGACCGCGCCGCGTTCGAGGCAGCCCTGCAAGAGGCACTGGCCCCACATGCGCCGGACATCCTGTGCCTTGCGGGCTTCATGCGGGTGCTGACGGCGGGGTTTGTGACCCCGTGGGAGGGGAGGATGATCAATATTCACCCTTCGCTCTTGCCAAAGTATCGTGGCCTGCACACCCATGCCCGTGCCATTGCCGCAGGTGATGCAGAGGCGGGCTGTACCGTTCATGAGGTCACACCGGAATTGGACGACGGGCCGATTCTGGGTCAGGCGCGCGTGCCGATCCTGGCCGACGACACGCCCGACACGCTGGCAGAACGGGTGCTGGCGCAAGAGCACCGCCTGTATCCGGCTGTGCTGCGCCGCTTTGCCGCCGATGACCTCACGCCCGTCCTGCTGGATTGA
- the trpE gene encoding anthranilate synthase component I, translated as MAQLTPSFDGFAEAYAAGRNQVVYARLAADLDTPVSLMLKLTGAARDAFMLESVTGGEVRGRYSIIGMKPDLIWQCHGHSSRINRMARFDPDAFETQTDEPLTALRALLAESRIDLPDDLPQSAAGLFGYLGYDMIRLVEHLPDVNPDPLGLPDALLVRPSVVAVLDGVKGEVTVVSPAWVQDGLSARAAYAQAAERVMDAVRDLERALPQASRDLGDAAELGEPVSNFSHADYLSAVERAKEYIRAGDIFQVVPSQRWTQDFPLPPFALYRSLRRTNPSPFMFYFNFGAFQVVGASPEILVRVFGDEVTIRPIAGTRPRGATPAEDKALEEDLLADKKELAEHLMLLDLGRNDTGKVSKIGTVRPTEQFIIERYSHVMHIVSNVIGELSEDHDALSALLAGLPAGTVSGAPKVRAMQIIDELEPEKRGVYGGGVGYFSAGGDMDMCIALRTALVKDQKLYIQAGGGVVYDSDPEAEYQETVHKSNAIRRAAADAARFTGSGNS; from the coding sequence ATGGCACAACTGACCCCTTCTTTCGACGGCTTTGCCGAAGCCTATGCGGCAGGCCGCAACCAGGTGGTCTATGCCCGTCTGGCCGCGGATCTGGACACCCCGGTGTCCCTGATGTTGAAGCTGACCGGCGCCGCGCGCGATGCCTTCATGCTGGAATCGGTGACGGGCGGCGAGGTGCGCGGGCGTTATTCGATCATCGGCATGAAGCCGGATCTGATCTGGCAGTGTCACGGACACAGCAGCCGCATCAATCGGATGGCGCGGTTTGACCCGGACGCTTTTGAGACGCAAACCGACGAGCCACTGACCGCGTTGCGTGCGCTCTTGGCCGAATCGCGGATTGATCTGCCCGATGACCTGCCGCAGTCGGCGGCGGGTCTGTTCGGCTATCTGGGCTATGACATGATCCGGTTGGTTGAACACCTGCCGGATGTGAACCCCGACCCGCTGGGCCTGCCCGATGCGCTGCTGGTTCGGCCCTCTGTTGTGGCCGTTCTGGACGGGGTAAAGGGCGAGGTGACGGTGGTGTCCCCCGCATGGGTGCAGGACGGGCTATCGGCCCGCGCCGCCTATGCGCAGGCGGCGGAGCGGGTGATGGATGCGGTGCGTGATCTGGAACGCGCCCTGCCCCAAGCCTCACGCGATTTGGGCGACGCCGCGGAACTGGGAGAACCGGTTTCCAACTTTTCCCATGCGGACTATCTGTCTGCCGTCGAGAGGGCCAAGGAGTATATCCGCGCGGGCGATATCTTTCAGGTGGTACCATCGCAGCGCTGGACGCAGGATTTCCCACTGCCGCCCTTTGCGTTGTATCGATCATTGCGGCGCACGAACCCCTCGCCCTTTATGTTCTACTTCAACTTTGGCGCCTTTCAGGTCGTCGGTGCCAGCCCCGAGATCCTGGTTCGGGTCTTTGGCGATGAGGTGACGATCCGCCCCATCGCTGGCACCCGGCCGCGAGGCGCGACTCCGGCTGAGGACAAGGCGCTGGAAGAGGATCTGCTGGCAGACAAAAAGGAACTGGCAGAGCATCTGATGCTGCTGGATCTGGGTCGGAACGACACCGGAAAAGTGTCCAAGATTGGCACCGTGCGCCCGACAGAGCAGTTTATCATCGAACGCTACAGCCATGTGATGCACATCGTATCGAACGTGATTGGCGAACTGTCCGAGGATCACGACGCACTGTCTGCCCTGTTGGCAGGTTTGCCCGCAGGCACCGTTTCGGGTGCGCCCAAGGTGCGCGCCATGCAGATTATCGATGAGCTGGAACCGGAAAAGCGCGGAGTCTATGGTGGCGGTGTCGGGTATTTCAGCGCAGGTGGCGACATGGACATGTGTATCGCCCTGCGCACCGCGCTGGTGAAAGATCAAAAGCTGTATATTCAGGCGGGTGGCGGCGTGGTCTACGACAGCGACCCCGAGGCCGAGTACCAAGAAACCGTGCATAAATCCAACGCCATCCGCCGCGCGGCCGCAGATGCGGCGCGGTTTACAGGCTCCGGCAACAGCTAA